From a region of the Odoribacter splanchnicus DSM 20712 genome:
- the mobV gene encoding MobV family relaxase — protein sequence MNTDIKQAMHVEAGKSFGTAEANENERHWNDDKIDRKNQDPTNHYDKTRMKLNFEIGPDGKVHPLGYQEKSLEVRLQERLTELGWKPFKLDSKIQPNCCAKFIFGGNHDRTLEMAFGTQTVNLDKGADNSHLQRCPEIEQWAKDVYDWCAKRYGQENIIGFQVHLDESSPHIHALIVPVGQRAKSGRECVMWSAKFGKSRYGYGHILREMHTSLYEEVGSKYGLERGDSIEGRNVSHLSKRDYIRKLAKDAKQAEKAVKGLQTMIRRLEAQIFRSQSQLEEIEKSLVSGKIALQEYEIQKTRIQKQISEYQSKLEDKACKLQEKEQELEKMTKNIDRVGRVAQPFRNHKIDFEPPRITGKPPIFGVDKWIEVQNRSIASRFVKIVRQIEELYRKDAEQQIQAVQNNALLDYRELKWLQQEYVRLTDLNDNQTEQMQTFLDQLAEPSVRERIFTIADALICGQPVAVSSGGGGNSDSDLRWDGRRPDEEEEAYRRRCLMFAVVTVCKQQTKSYRRK from the coding sequence ATGAACACAGATATTAAACAGGCCATGCATGTCGAAGCCGGGAAGTCATTCGGCACAGCAGAGGCGAATGAAAACGAAAGGCATTGGAATGACGACAAGATTGACAGAAAGAATCAGGATCCGACCAATCACTATGACAAGACCCGAATGAAACTGAATTTCGAGATTGGGCCCGATGGGAAAGTTCATCCGTTAGGCTATCAAGAGAAATCGCTTGAAGTACGTTTGCAGGAACGGTTGACTGAACTGGGCTGGAAACCCTTCAAGCTGGACAGCAAAATTCAACCAAACTGTTGTGCGAAATTTATCTTCGGAGGCAATCATGACCGTACACTTGAGATGGCATTTGGAACCCAAACCGTAAATCTGGACAAGGGTGCAGACAACAGCCATCTCCAGCGATGTCCAGAAATTGAACAATGGGCAAAAGATGTCTATGACTGGTGCGCCAAACGGTACGGACAGGAAAACATAATCGGCTTTCAGGTTCATCTTGATGAGAGCAGCCCGCATATCCATGCCTTGATCGTTCCTGTCGGACAACGAGCCAAAAGCGGACGTGAATGCGTCATGTGGTCGGCTAAGTTTGGCAAGAGCCGTTATGGGTATGGCCATATTCTTCGGGAAATGCACACCTCACTATATGAAGAGGTTGGGAGCAAGTACGGGCTGGAACGTGGTGACAGTATTGAAGGACGGAACGTCAGCCATCTTAGTAAACGCGATTATATCCGGAAACTGGCCAAAGATGCGAAACAGGCGGAGAAAGCAGTCAAGGGGCTGCAAACTATGATACGGAGGTTGGAAGCACAGATATTCAGGTCTCAATCCCAACTTGAAGAAATTGAGAAGTCTCTGGTTTCCGGCAAAATCGCTCTTCAGGAATATGAAATTCAAAAGACCAGGATACAAAAACAGATTTCCGAATACCAGTCAAAGCTTGAAGACAAGGCATGTAAGCTTCAAGAAAAGGAGCAGGAACTGGAGAAGATGACAAAGAATATAGACCGTGTCGGTAGAGTGGCGCAACCTTTCCGTAATCACAAGATAGATTTTGAGCCGCCACGGATCACAGGTAAACCTCCGATATTCGGTGTTGACAAATGGATTGAGGTGCAGAACAGGTCTATCGCCAGCCGATTCGTGAAGATTGTCCGTCAGATTGAAGAACTGTATCGGAAAGATGCCGAACAGCAGATACAGGCGGTGCAGAATAATGCGTTGCTGGACTATCGGGAGCTTAAATGGTTGCAACAGGAGTATGTACGACTGACGGATCTCAACGATAATCAGACTGAACAAATGCAGACATTTCTTGACCAGTTGGCTGAGCCGTCTGTACGGGAAAGAATCTTCACCATCGCAGATGCTTTGATTTGCGGACAGCCTGTCGCTGTTTCATCCGGCGGTGGTGGCAACTCCGACTCAGACCTTCGCTGGGACGGAAGAAGGCCGGATGAGGAGGAAGAGGCGTATCGGAGAAGGTGTCTGATGTTTGCGGTAGTAACAGTATGTAAGCAGCAAACGAAAAGTTATCGAAGGAAATAA
- a CDS encoding DUF6371 domain-containing protein — MSEYRFHLQKYLHGSKTTCPNCGKSRCFVKYIDEQGVISFPDNVGKCDHENSCGYHYTPKEYFKDNPDVLEMNEKSGKSLLSAPYKPAYNIPACIIPSYISSSYVLRSLSHYSINPLYQYFCHVFGENETSRLFEMYRIGTSSKWGGATVFWQIDINGQVRTGKVMCYNAETGHRVKEPQAFVSWVHSELKLQDFHLKQCLYGEHLLKNSSSPVMLVESEKTAVVMSHFIPDYIWLATGGKNGCFNSEAMQVLKGREVTLIPDLGATEQWKEKSALLSGICKRVVVSNVLECTSDEEQRSQGLDIADFFLYSPSKRQILHQMIQRNPALQLLIDELDLELIE, encoded by the coding sequence ATGAGTGAATACAGATTCCATTTACAGAAATACCTGCACGGAAGTAAGACTACTTGTCCGAACTGTGGTAAAAGCCGATGTTTTGTCAAGTATATTGATGAACAGGGCGTCATTAGCTTTCCCGATAATGTCGGCAAGTGTGATCACGAGAACAGTTGCGGCTATCATTACACACCTAAGGAATACTTCAAGGATAATCCTGATGTGTTGGAAATGAATGAGAAATCTGGTAAGTCACTCCTTTCTGCCCCTTATAAGCCGGCATATAATATTCCGGCTTGTATTATTCCTTCGTATATTTCATCATCTTATGTGTTAAGGAGTTTGTCACATTATTCAATCAACCCCTTATATCAGTATTTCTGTCATGTATTTGGTGAAAATGAGACAAGCAGATTGTTTGAAATGTATCGCATAGGGACGTCTTCAAAATGGGGAGGCGCAACGGTTTTCTGGCAGATAGATATAAATGGACAGGTAAGAACTGGTAAGGTAATGTGCTATAATGCGGAGACAGGACATCGGGTTAAAGAGCCTCAGGCTTTTGTCAGTTGGGTGCACTCTGAATTAAAATTGCAGGATTTCCATTTAAAGCAGTGCCTGTATGGGGAACATCTTCTGAAAAATTCATCATCTCCGGTAATGCTGGTGGAAAGCGAAAAGACCGCTGTTGTAATGAGCCATTTTATCCCCGATTATATATGGTTGGCAACAGGTGGAAAGAACGGTTGTTTCAATAGTGAAGCTATGCAGGTTCTCAAAGGCAGGGAGGTTACTCTCATCCCTGATTTAGGAGCGACCGAACAATGGAAAGAAAAGTCTGCTTTGTTGTCTGGAATATGCAAACGGGTTGTTGTGTCCAATGTTTTGGAATGTACATCCGATGAAGAGCAACGCAGCCAAGGATTGGACATTGCAGACTTCTTTCTGTATTCACCATCAAAGAGACAGATACTCCATCAGATGATACAACGTAATCCAGCATTGCAGTTGCTCATTGATGAACTGGATCTGGAACTTATTGAATAG
- a CDS encoding DUF3987 domain-containing protein has translation MFDTIHLTNMLRSEVEDIPETGLPLDAFPDRIQEIILNLARYENFNVEYTASIILSAVATAIGNSCHIRIKGEWKTCPSLYMMLVGRPGLGKTPPLGFIYKPINEYDDRLHEKYNEEYDEYERAMSAGKRGSDGEEQLLKKPNFVTTVIYDSTPEAMMNIHQHNQRGITLVVDEILALFNSVKRYNSKNNLIEDLLTAYSGQPLKIIRKSESRPVLIKNPCINVIGSVQTNMLQEVFRAEFLANGLLDRFLFAYPKNRKISGWRREERNTARPDIMNQWRTIINRILSISCILDDKGTTVNPRILTMSDDAEEYFYEWYNEIIDAVNAIEDDADVESRKMKLNGHVARLALLFQVMKWATDSGDMQYIEWDSVESAIRMIDYYEETYRRIQEAIVINSIGEMKEAWLSLLGERFTSGDAVIAGRKVDMSRRTVYYALDQLCRLKHPLIEKLQHGVYRKLMTENTDAPCTIALSSCQDTVQSSQSAKVQSATTLKSEDHE, from the coding sequence ATGTTTGACACCATTCATTTGACCAACATGCTTCGTTCGGAAGTAGAAGACATTCCGGAAACAGGTCTTCCGTTAGATGCCTTCCCGGACAGGATACAGGAGATTATCCTCAATCTTGCCAGATACGAAAATTTCAATGTGGAATATACTGCGTCTATTATTCTTTCCGCTGTTGCTACTGCAATAGGAAATTCTTGTCATATCCGTATAAAGGGCGAGTGGAAAACTTGCCCATCCCTTTATATGATGTTGGTAGGTCGTCCCGGACTTGGAAAGACTCCTCCCCTCGGTTTTATCTATAAGCCGATTAATGAGTATGATGATCGGCTGCATGAGAAATATAACGAGGAATATGACGAATATGAAAGAGCCATGTCAGCAGGCAAGCGCGGAAGTGACGGGGAAGAACAACTGCTCAAGAAACCGAATTTTGTAACGACGGTCATTTATGACTCTACCCCGGAGGCGATGATGAATATTCATCAGCATAATCAGCGTGGGATAACATTGGTCGTCGATGAAATCCTGGCTTTGTTCAATTCCGTCAAAAGGTACAACAGCAAAAACAACCTCATTGAAGATCTGCTGACAGCTTATAGCGGACAGCCGTTAAAGATTATCCGCAAATCAGAATCACGTCCTGTTCTAATCAAGAATCCATGTATAAATGTCATCGGTTCAGTACAGACGAATATGCTGCAGGAAGTCTTCCGTGCAGAGTTCCTTGCCAACGGATTGCTTGACCGCTTTCTATTTGCTTATCCAAAAAACAGGAAGATATCCGGATGGAGACGGGAAGAACGGAATACAGCCCGTCCTGACATCATGAATCAATGGAGGACAATAATCAACAGAATCTTAAGCATCTCCTGTATCCTTGATGACAAGGGTACAACGGTCAATCCCCGTATCCTTACAATGTCTGACGATGCGGAAGAATACTTTTATGAATGGTACAATGAAATTATCGATGCTGTAAATGCCATTGAGGATGATGCGGATGTTGAAAGCCGCAAGATGAAACTCAACGGCCATGTAGCACGTCTTGCCCTGTTATTTCAGGTAATGAAATGGGCTACTGACAGTGGAGATATGCAATATATTGAGTGGGATTCCGTAGAATCGGCAATCCGTATGATTGATTATTATGAGGAAACATACCGGAGGATTCAGGAAGCCATTGTCATAAACAGTATCGGCGAAATGAAGGAAGCGTGGCTCTCCCTGCTAGGAGAGAGATTTACTTCCGGGGATGCTGTCATTGCCGGTAGAAAAGTTGATATGTCCCGGCGTACCGTCTATTATGCGCTTGACCAATTATGCCGGCTTAAACACCCTCTTATAGAAAAGCTTCAGCATGGAGTCTATCGCAAACTTATGACAGAAAACACTGATGCACCTTGCACTATTGCACTTTCATCTTGTCAAGATACCGTGCAATCTTCTCAAAGTGCAAAAGTGCAGAGTGCAACCACACTAAAATCAGAGGACCATGAGTGA
- a CDS encoding helix-turn-helix domain-containing protein, with product MAQKLNGEKKLCDRELLEKILSIVEKQEKLPPLAHESGHRLYDNKSLMEMLNIKDKYLKKLRDNGYLGYSREGDKYWYTQEDVDRFLRRFHYEAFAIGDELPKQEGGGYV from the coding sequence ATGGCTCAAAAATTAAATGGAGAAAAGAAACTATGCGACCGGGAACTGCTTGAAAAGATTCTCAGCATAGTAGAGAAACAGGAGAAACTGCCGCCTCTGGCTCATGAAAGTGGGCATCGTCTTTATGATAACAAGTCTTTGATGGAGATGTTGAACATTAAAGATAAGTATCTGAAAAAGTTGCGAGACAACGGTTATCTCGGCTACTCGCGTGAAGGTGATAAATACTGGTACACGCAGGAGGATGTGGATCGTTTTCTGCGCCGTTTCCATTATGAAGCTTTCGCTATTGGTGATGAACTTCCCAAACAGGAAGGAGGTGGCTATGTTTGA
- a CDS encoding site-specific integrase yields MGRPKRLYPLGKYRLRTPKVVDKEKAYPVELEYTWNRQVIRKTTNVFVKVADWNQNGNQGRGEIRASHGGESKRLNQLLLARVERIDSLLAEYNEKHPNQITVDVVSGFLADKPLARRDQGKDFVEFTLERLSSDYARNRIGRSRYENGKSCMNIFQTFLRATRQGTYRSDSIYVGDMTPELLDSYISWRREIKQNSDATINHSLTPILKACAYACEMGMMEPAVNARIQDMRIVTKVSLSEEEAEFDGKSLSKEQMAALLEYYKTCTEPRRKEFLEMFFFAFHACGLRVVDVMTLQWKHIDFARKELRKIMIKTNKRHVIPLTEPALHILQQWREKREGCRYVFNLVKETLDLDDAEALYKARNNATKCINQSLAVVGEQIGLPFSLSMHAARHSFAVFALNKGLSMSVVSRLLGHSSTDITEKVYARFLPETLSAEVAKLSGELINLTI; encoded by the coding sequence ATGGGAAGACCGAAAAGACTATATCCATTGGGCAAATATCGCCTTCGCACGCCGAAAGTGGTTGACAAGGAAAAAGCCTATCCTGTCGAGTTGGAATACACTTGGAACAGGCAGGTAATCCGTAAGACAACGAATGTCTTTGTCAAGGTTGCGGACTGGAACCAGAACGGTAATCAGGGACGAGGTGAAATACGTGCAAGTCATGGCGGTGAATCCAAACGACTTAACCAGTTATTGCTGGCACGTGTTGAACGTATAGATTCGCTACTTGCCGAATATAACGAAAAACATCCTAATCAGATAACCGTTGATGTCGTATCCGGCTTTCTTGCGGACAAACCTCTTGCGCGTCGTGATCAAGGGAAGGACTTCGTAGAGTTTACATTGGAACGTCTTTCTTCAGACTATGCAAGAAACAGAATCGGAAGGAGCCGGTATGAAAACGGAAAGAGCTGCATGAATATATTCCAGACATTTCTGAGGGCTACCCGACAGGGAACCTATCGTTCTGACAGTATTTATGTAGGCGATATGACTCCGGAGCTGTTAGACAGCTATATATCATGGCGCAGGGAAATCAAGCAGAACAGTGATGCCACTATCAACCACTCTTTGACTCCGATTCTAAAAGCGTGTGCATACGCCTGTGAAATGGGGATGATGGAACCTGCCGTCAATGCAAGGATTCAGGATATGCGCATTGTAACTAAGGTATCGCTTTCTGAAGAAGAAGCAGAGTTTGACGGCAAAAGTCTCAGTAAGGAACAGATGGCGGCATTGCTTGAATATTACAAGACCTGTACAGAACCGCGCAGAAAAGAATTTCTGGAAATGTTCTTCTTTGCGTTCCACGCCTGCGGTCTCCGTGTAGTGGATGTGATGACCCTGCAATGGAAACATATCGACTTCGCAAGGAAAGAGTTGCGGAAGATTATGATAAAGACAAACAAACGACATGTCATACCGCTTACTGAACCTGCATTACATATCTTACAGCAATGGCGGGAAAAACGTGAGGGATGCCGGTATGTGTTCAACCTTGTAAAAGAGACTTTGGATTTGGATGATGCGGAGGCACTGTACAAAGCCCGTAACAATGCCACTAAATGCATTAATCAGTCACTGGCCGTTGTCGGTGAGCAGATCGGCCTTCCGTTCAGTCTCTCGATGCACGCTGCCCGTCACTCGTTTGCGGTTTTTGCGCTGAACAAGGGATTATCCATGTCGGTAGTCAGCCGTCTGCTCGGACATAGCAGCACGGATATTACAGAGAAGGTTTATGCCCGTTTCCTGCCGGAGACGCTGTCGGCGGAGGTGGCAAAACTAAGCGGAGAATTAATCAACTTGACTATATAA
- a CDS encoding DUF2795 domain-containing protein, which produces MYWTLELASKLEDAPWPASKDELIDYAIRSGAPMEVIENLQDIEDDEEIFESIEDIWPDYPSKDDFFFNEDEY; this is translated from the coding sequence ATGTATTGGACACTGGAACTTGCTTCAAAATTGGAAGATGCACCATGGCCTGCATCTAAAGATGAATTAATCGATTACGCAATTCGTTCGGGAGCGCCTATGGAAGTTATCGAAAATCTTCAGGATATAGAGGATGATGAAGAAATTTTCGAAAGTATTGAAGACATTTGGCCTGACTATCCCAGTAAAGATGATTTCTTCTTCAACGAGGACGAGTATTGA
- a CDS encoding cation diffusion facilitator family transporter, producing the protein MDQHSKLGYREGLVSVILNLLLFVLKYYAGIASASLALIADAWHTLSDSLTSLVVILGIKLSSKKPDKEHPFGHGRWEQISALIIAILLALVGVEFMKDAIAKLRGHEAADFGWLAYLATVASIVLKEGLARYAFYIARKTGNAAVKADGWHHRSDALSSLMVLAGLFLSPYFWWIDSVLGMLISFMLFYAAYGIIREAVNKILGEEPSEEVIGKVEQIVKAEMGNVAYPHHYHIHHYGDHIEFTFHIQVPGEETVEEAHRKATLIEMQIKTELKIDATIHIEPLKM; encoded by the coding sequence ATGGATCAACATTCAAAATTGGGGTATCGGGAAGGACTCGTTTCCGTTATTCTGAATCTACTCTTGTTTGTTTTAAAATATTATGCCGGTATTGCATCGGCCTCGCTTGCTTTGATTGCCGATGCCTGGCATACCCTTTCGGATTCCCTGACTTCTTTGGTCGTAATTCTTGGAATTAAATTATCCTCGAAGAAACCGGATAAGGAGCATCCGTTCGGACACGGCCGCTGGGAACAAATCTCTGCATTGATTATCGCTATTCTGTTGGCTTTGGTCGGAGTAGAGTTTATGAAAGACGCTATCGCAAAATTGAGGGGACATGAGGCGGCTGATTTCGGCTGGTTGGCTTATCTGGCTACGGTTGCTTCGATTGTCTTAAAAGAAGGATTGGCCCGCTATGCTTTTTATATCGCCCGTAAAACCGGTAACGCTGCTGTAAAAGCGGACGGATGGCATCACCGGAGCGATGCTTTATCGTCACTGATGGTTTTGGCCGGACTTTTTCTCAGCCCCTATTTCTGGTGGATCGACAGTGTATTGGGTATGTTGATATCTTTCATGTTATTCTATGCCGCCTATGGGATTATTCGCGAAGCAGTAAATAAAATTTTAGGAGAAGAACCTTCGGAAGAAGTGATCGGGAAAGTAGAACAGATCGTGAAAGCTGAAATGGGAAATGTGGCTTATCCGCATCATTACCACATTCATCATTATGGGGACCATATCGAATTCACTTTTCATATCCAAGTGCCCGGGGAAGAGACCGTGGAGGAAGCTCATAGAAAAGCTACCCTTATCGAAATGCAGATAAAAACAGAATTGAAGATCGATGCGACTATCCATATCGAACCCTTGAAAATGTAA
- a CDS encoding chloride channel protein — protein sequence MSWWNNWYVSFLSWRVRHIKERNFIVILSLLVGIITGLAGVFLKNSVHYTHQFLTERLQIDSGSLLFFILPFIGIWLTSLFVRYFVREDISHGVTKVLYAISRRNSMIKPHNNYSSMIASTITIGFGGSVGTEATIVLTGASIGSNMARFFHMNYKVMTLMIGCGAAGAIAGIFKAPIAGIVFTLEVLMLDLTMASLVPLMIAAISSYVIVYFLMGEGVVLEFAVHEHFALANVPYYIILGILCGLVSVYFIRTNIRIEKFITGIKNQFKRILVGGALLGLLIYIFPPLYGEGYSSLEALLTDNADALLNNTYFFDFRNYAFVVVLYVIGLVFIKVVATAFTNGSGGVGGVFAPSLFTGGVTGFLIAYLINMTGVITVPVSYFVLAGMAGVMSGVMNSPLTAMFLIAEITSGYSLLVPLMITSVTAHLTGRGMEPYSIYARRLAMKGDLITHNKDKAVLTLMKLNKVIETDLQTISIEATLGDLVKKVSRSSRNIFPVIDENEALLGIVLLDDIRKIMFNQDLYNVTFVRDFMTTPPTIVDVTDSMDLVMKKFEDTGAWNLPVIEEGRYIGFVSKAKIFNTYRRVLQHFSDE from the coding sequence ATGTCGTGGTGGAATAACTGGTATGTGAGTTTTTTGAGTTGGCGGGTACGCCATATCAAAGAAAGGAATTTTATCGTCATCCTGAGTCTTCTGGTAGGTATTATCACCGGACTGGCCGGGGTATTCCTGAAAAATTCCGTCCATTATACCCACCAGTTTCTGACCGAGCGTTTGCAGATAGATAGCGGAAGTTTGTTGTTTTTTATTCTTCCTTTTATAGGGATTTGGTTGACCTCCCTGTTTGTTCGTTATTTTGTGAGGGAAGATATCAGTCATGGAGTGACAAAGGTATTATATGCGATTTCCCGGCGTAATAGTATGATCAAACCTCATAATAACTACTCCTCTATGATTGCCAGTACAATTACGATTGGCTTTGGAGGATCGGTGGGAACGGAAGCGACGATTGTACTGACCGGTGCTTCCATCGGTTCGAATATGGCCCGTTTTTTCCACATGAACTACAAGGTGATGACCTTGATGATCGGGTGTGGGGCAGCCGGGGCTATCGCCGGAATTTTCAAAGCTCCGATTGCCGGTATCGTATTTACCCTGGAGGTACTGATGCTGGATCTGACGATGGCTTCCTTGGTGCCTTTGATGATTGCTGCCATTTCATCTTACGTTATTGTATATTTTCTGATGGGCGAAGGGGTGGTCCTCGAATTCGCCGTACACGAACATTTTGCCTTGGCTAATGTGCCGTATTATATTATTCTGGGGATATTGTGTGGATTGGTTTCTGTATATTTTATCCGGACGAATATCCGAATCGAGAAATTTATTACCGGGATAAAGAACCAATTCAAAAGAATTTTGGTAGGAGGAGCATTATTGGGCTTGCTGATCTATATTTTTCCGCCTCTCTACGGTGAAGGATACTCTTCTTTGGAAGCTTTGCTGACCGATAATGCAGATGCACTGTTGAACAATACCTATTTTTTCGATTTCCGGAACTATGCATTCGTCGTTGTTTTGTATGTGATCGGTTTGGTATTTATCAAAGTAGTAGCTACAGCTTTCACCAACGGTAGTGGGGGGGTTGGAGGTGTTTTCGCTCCCAGTTTGTTCACTGGGGGAGTTACCGGATTCCTGATTGCTTACCTGATCAATATGACCGGAGTGATCACGGTTCCTGTCAGTTATTTTGTATTGGCAGGTATGGCCGGGGTGATGTCGGGTGTCATGAATTCTCCGTTGACAGCTATGTTCCTGATCGCTGAGATTACCAGTGGCTATAGTTTGCTGGTGCCCTTGATGATAACCTCGGTGACGGCCCATTTAACGGGGCGGGGCATGGAGCCTTACTCTATTTATGCACGTCGGCTGGCTATGAAAGGAGATCTGATTACCCATAATAAAGATAAAGCCGTGCTGACTTTGATGAAGCTGAATAAAGTCATCGAGACCGACTTACAGACGATATCCATAGAGGCTACTTTGGGGGATCTGGTGAAAAAAGTTTCCCGTTCCAGTAGAAATATTTTCCCGGTGATCGATGAAAACGAAGCATTGCTGGGGATTGTATTGCTGGACGATATCCGTAAGATCATGTTCAATCAGGATTTGTACAATGTCACCTTTGTCCGCGACTTTATGACAACTCCACCTACGATTGTCGATGTGACGGATTCGATGGACCTGGTTATGAAAAAATTTGAAGATACAGGAGCCTGGAATTTACCTGTGATCGAGGAAGGAAGATATATCGGGTTTGTTTCGAAAGCAAAGATATTCAACACTTACAGAAGGGTGCTTCAACATTTTTCCGACGAATAA
- a CDS encoding DUF4831 family protein, with protein sequence MKRVFIVSLMLVVCLAAAAQKKKELTTLVNVNYTLPKVAYEVEVILECERFVPGPYQNYAEKELGIRPEATQVSEKWAIKKINVLPQYIPDEKAVYSVSANGDYWPVTLSLSAEGFLAGIAAGKGEVFNEKKEMKYIAEALGDEERIDIMKLNTYNQLKEVLDTNYTYQEVDGEMKRIWDPIVHYAVKTDVDNVKEAVSEIFRIRSERVKLLGAENNVPDGKSLEIILKEFDRMEKNYLSLFLGKRETVKVKRVFQCIPEKANEPVVAFRFSEQNGVTDTKNVAAQAYFLKIEEAVVPASSPVSGGGEAAAVYYRVPATATLKLLKGKEEIMSYPAIVPQLGEIKKFPVDVISSEGLMLEFYPQFGSLKSIRKK encoded by the coding sequence ATGAAAAGAGTTTTTATTGTATCGTTAATGTTGGTGGTTTGTCTGGCTGCCGCAGCTCAAAAAAAGAAAGAACTGACTACGTTAGTGAACGTAAATTATACTTTACCTAAAGTAGCCTATGAAGTAGAGGTCATCTTGGAATGCGAACGTTTTGTTCCCGGACCCTATCAGAATTATGCCGAGAAAGAATTGGGAATCCGTCCTGAAGCGACACAAGTCTCCGAAAAATGGGCCATAAAAAAAATAAATGTTCTTCCACAGTATATTCCGGATGAAAAGGCGGTGTATTCTGTTTCTGCCAACGGGGATTATTGGCCGGTGACACTGAGCCTTAGTGCTGAAGGTTTTCTGGCAGGTATCGCTGCCGGTAAAGGGGAAGTTTTCAATGAAAAAAAAGAGATGAAGTATATCGCCGAGGCCTTGGGGGACGAAGAGAGGATCGATATCATGAAACTGAATACTTATAATCAGCTGAAAGAAGTGTTGGATACCAATTATACTTATCAGGAGGTGGACGGTGAGATGAAGAGAATTTGGGATCCGATCGTACATTATGCTGTTAAGACCGATGTTGACAATGTAAAAGAAGCAGTAAGTGAGATTTTCCGGATTCGCTCGGAAAGAGTAAAATTATTGGGAGCTGAAAATAATGTTCCTGATGGAAAATCTTTAGAGATCATATTGAAAGAATTCGATCGGATGGAAAAAAACTACCTGAGTCTTTTCTTAGGTAAAAGAGAAACTGTCAAGGTAAAACGGGTATTCCAGTGTATTCCGGAAAAGGCTAACGAACCGGTTGTCGCTTTCCGGTTTTCTGAACAAAACGGAGTGACAGATACGAAAAATGTTGCCGCTCAGGCTTATTTTCTGAAGATTGAAGAGGCTGTGGTTCCGGCTTCGTCACCGGTGAGTGGAGGAGGTGAAGCGGCTGCTGTTTATTATAGGGTACCTGCTACAGCTACGTTGAAGTTACTGAAAGGGAAAGAAGAAATAATGAGTTATCCTGCTATTGTTCCTCAATTGGGAGAAATTAAGAAATTTCCTGTGGATGTGATTAGTAGCGAAGGGTTGATGCTGGAATTTTATCCGCAGTTCGGATCCTTGAAAAGTATTCGGAAAAAATAA